One Microbacter margulisiae genomic window carries:
- a CDS encoding glycosyltransferase family A protein, whose translation MRHTIFTPTFNRITTLPRLYESIKAQTYKNFSWLIIDDGSTDNTQELVQKWIEENVISIQYIYKENGGKHTALQLALECIESKYIEMIDSDDMFTSTAMETFEMAWKNIEMKGLEDQIAQVKMFSMYESGQLVGYGDFLLPQQIDHLDGTWHELVLKHNCHRELVDSTNVSKLKQCINISKYNWKQEYLRFISEFILWSAIGRTYKTRIINNIGRIYYMDGSNSILRGRKETRHYINDMVNNMYFVDENIDYFFYNPLYFIKFIIKYIIAGFIVKESIHSQWKIIRSKKFKVLYIISFFPACMFYFKMKYCDHQFYLG comes from the coding sequence ATGAGACATACCATATTTACACCAACTTTTAATAGGATAACAACATTACCCAGACTGTATGAATCCATCAAGGCCCAAACATATAAAAACTTCAGTTGGTTAATCATAGATGATGGATCAACAGATAACACCCAAGAACTTGTTCAAAAATGGATTGAAGAAAATGTCATTTCTATTCAATATATTTATAAAGAAAATGGAGGAAAGCATACAGCCTTACAGCTTGCTCTTGAATGTATCGAATCAAAATATATTGAAATGATTGATAGTGATGATATGTTTACGAGTACGGCAATGGAGACATTTGAAATGGCATGGAAGAATATTGAAATGAAGGGGTTAGAAGATCAAATCGCTCAAGTTAAAATGTTTTCAATGTATGAATCCGGACAGTTAGTCGGCTATGGTGATTTTTTATTACCTCAACAAATAGATCATCTGGATGGAACATGGCACGAATTAGTTTTAAAACATAATTGTCACAGAGAGTTAGTTGATTCTACAAATGTATCAAAATTAAAACAATGCATAAATATAAGCAAATATAATTGGAAACAGGAATATTTACGATTTATTAGCGAATTTATTTTATGGTCTGCCATTGGAAGGACATACAAAACTAGAATTATCAATAATATTGGAAGAATTTATTATATGGATGGTTCCAATAGTATATTAAGGGGAAGAAAAGAAACTCGACATTATATTAATGACATGGTAAATAACATGTATTTTGTCGACGAAAACATAGATTATTTTTTTTATAATCCATTATATTTTATCAAGTTTATTATAAAATACATTATAGCCGGATTTATTGTAAAAGAGTCCATTCATAGTCAATGGAAGATCATTCGTTCGAAAAAATTCAAAGTTTTATATATCATATCCTTTTTCCCCGCTTGTATGTTTTATTTCAAAATGAAATATTGTGACCATCAATTTTATTTAGGATGA
- a CDS encoding EpsG family protein — protein MNHNLYKTIIKQRIFLSLLWPFGGLLISIREFRYPYAKNLFWWFCIFFGLTFIVATGPNSADSARYAESLVKLHQANITSISEVMKGLYSDEGKTLDIYQSLMTFIVSRFTGNPQFLFLSYALVFGFFYSRTLWYVFDKIKGNIRLYLVPIMILYALVCPIWNINGVRMWTALQIFVYGALPYLLDGNPKKLYWSVASVLFHFSFFIPVVILFSFQFLPKKWSTFYFVFFLLTSFIKEINIGAITNFATNHMPAFLAPRIESYTNSDYIQNQTVADQNLAFHVILANNIAHYFIYIMVIAIWLKGKDVLNNHLRLKQLFNYSLYSYGIAQILALIPSGGRFVSVANMFMYAFLVLFIHVSSREISLIRRTIQFSMPFLIFAIIFQIWAGMLFWGPNTLIGNPVTAFMTNDATPFMTLIKQWV, from the coding sequence ATGAATCATAACTTATACAAAACGATAATAAAACAGCGTATTTTCTTGTCATTATTATGGCCATTCGGAGGGTTGTTGATCAGCATACGTGAGTTTCGTTATCCGTATGCTAAGAATTTGTTTTGGTGGTTTTGTATTTTTTTTGGTCTAACTTTTATTGTGGCAACCGGACCCAATAGCGCAGACAGCGCTCGCTACGCGGAATCATTGGTTAAATTGCATCAGGCCAATATTACCTCTATATCGGAGGTAATGAAAGGATTGTATTCCGATGAAGGGAAAACATTGGATATCTATCAATCTCTGATGACGTTTATAGTATCCCGCTTCACCGGGAATCCGCAATTTCTCTTTTTGAGTTATGCTCTTGTATTCGGATTCTTCTATTCACGTACTTTGTGGTATGTGTTTGATAAAATAAAAGGAAATATTCGTCTCTATCTGGTTCCCATCATGATCTTATATGCATTGGTATGCCCTATATGGAATATTAATGGAGTCCGGATGTGGACAGCGTTACAGATATTCGTGTATGGAGCCTTGCCATATTTACTGGATGGTAATCCGAAGAAATTGTATTGGAGTGTGGCTTCGGTTTTGTTTCATTTTTCTTTTTTTATTCCGGTTGTAATCTTGTTCAGCTTTCAATTCTTGCCTAAAAAATGGAGTACCTTTTATTTTGTATTTTTTCTGCTTACCTCGTTTATCAAAGAAATTAATATTGGGGCTATTACTAACTTTGCCACGAACCATATGCCTGCTTTTTTAGCACCCAGGATAGAAAGCTATACAAATTCTGATTATATCCAAAATCAAACAGTTGCCGATCAAAATTTAGCTTTTCATGTCATTTTAGCCAATAATATTGCACACTATTTTATTTATATCATGGTGATTGCAATTTGGTTGAAAGGAAAAGATGTATTGAATAATCATTTACGATTAAAACAGCTGTTCAATTATTCTCTTTACAGCTACGGCATTGCCCAAATACTGGCGTTGATTCCCTCAGGGGGACGGTTTGTATCCGTAGCCAACATGTTTATGTATGCTTTTTTAGTGCTTTTCATTCATGTAAGCAGTCGGGAGATTTCTCTGATTCGAAGAACAATACAATTCAGTATGCCCTTTTTAATTTTTGCCATCATTTTTCAAATATGGGCGGGGATGCTATTCTGGGGGCCCAATACTTTGATTGGAAATCCTGTCACCGCTTTTATGACGAATGATGCCACTCCCTTTATGACACTCATCAAACAATGGGTATAA
- a CDS encoding DUF362 domain-containing protein: MNQEKFLHIIRCFQDINDRNIDSLGKIYDDRAKLTAMITELLGHDFLESVTGKKILLKPNWVKHSSKETDELCLRTNDQWVIAALEVILPQKPISVTIGDAPIQGCLWEKAISPSFIAQIEQLSEKAGIPVGIKDFRRRTFNPASNIPVSERNPISEYVILDIGSNSFLEPISNSGGNFRVNDYDYQQLAKNQRKGVHKYCITRALFDADIVISMPKIKTHQKTGMTGALKNIVGLNGDKDYLPHHRVGGTKQGGDCYPGSNILRRISEIFIDLANKKQGTTYYLLLHRLSYLLWKMSFPKNTHNLGAAWYGNDTTWRMVMDLNKIAIYGKADGSLSNKPQRQLYSLCDGIIGGQGNGPLHPDPFPFGFVSFTNDSALNDLCMTTLMGFHPDKIPLIHTALKLTDIHNVLITLDHKKINTLQDLEPYSIHTTAAPGWDDYLNAN, encoded by the coding sequence ATGAACCAAGAAAAATTCTTACATATTATCCGTTGCTTTCAGGATATAAATGACAGGAACATTGATTCTCTTGGAAAAATCTATGACGACAGAGCAAAGTTAACCGCGATGATCACAGAGCTTTTGGGTCATGATTTTTTAGAATCGGTTACCGGCAAAAAAATTTTATTAAAACCCAATTGGGTAAAACATTCCTCTAAAGAAACGGATGAGCTATGCCTGCGTACAAACGATCAATGGGTAATTGCTGCATTGGAAGTCATCCTGCCGCAAAAACCGATTTCAGTTACCATTGGCGACGCTCCGATACAAGGATGTCTTTGGGAAAAAGCCATTTCACCTTCATTTATAGCACAAATAGAACAGTTAAGCGAAAAGGCAGGGATACCCGTTGGCATCAAAGATTTCAGGCGCCGGACATTTAACCCTGCATCTAACATACCTGTATCAGAACGTAATCCTATTTCGGAATATGTAATTCTTGATATCGGGAGCAACAGTTTTTTAGAGCCAATCTCGAATTCAGGTGGAAATTTCAGGGTAAATGATTATGACTATCAACAATTAGCTAAAAATCAAAGAAAAGGAGTTCATAAATATTGCATCACCAGGGCACTATTTGATGCCGATATTGTAATCTCCATGCCCAAAATAAAAACACACCAAAAAACGGGCATGACCGGTGCATTGAAAAACATTGTCGGATTGAACGGGGATAAAGATTATTTGCCGCATCACCGTGTCGGAGGCACAAAACAGGGAGGAGACTGCTATCCGGGATCTAATATCCTGAGAAGGATTAGCGAAATATTCATTGATTTGGCCAATAAAAAGCAAGGAACTACTTATTATCTTCTATTGCATAGATTATCATATTTATTATGGAAGATGTCATTTCCCAAAAACACACATAATCTTGGAGCTGCATGGTATGGCAACGACACTACCTGGCGTATGGTTATGGACTTAAATAAAATTGCCATTTATGGGAAAGCAGATGGAAGCTTGTCCAATAAACCGCAAAGGCAGTTATACAGCCTTTGCGATGGGATTATCGGCGGGCAAGGAAATGGCCCCCTTCATCCTGACCCGTTCCCTTTCGGTTTCGTCAGTTTTACAAATGACTCAGCACTCAATGATTTATGCATGACAACTCTCATGGGATTTCATCCTGATAAAATTCCTTTAATACATACAGCATTGAAATTGACTGATATACATAATGTCTTGATTACCTTAGATCACAAAAAAATTAATACGTTGCAAGATTTAGAACCATACAGTATCCATACCACAGCAGCTCCGGGGTGGGATGATTATTTAAATGCTAATTAA